The Ziziphus jujuba cultivar Dongzao chromosome 12, ASM3175591v1 sequence TTTACCAGCAGTTCCTGAACCATGCCTCTATCAGGAATCTTCCCTGCCGCACCATATATGGGAGCTAAACCTCCATCTTTTGGACCTGGATTTTCTTTCACCtagaagataaaataatttaaaaataaataaataaataaatagaacagCTATAGCACAAATTGACATATGGAATagataaccccaaaaaaaaaaaattctaagccTCCGACCAGTAATATGCCCTCAACAAAGCAATATAAtctaaacttatttattaaaatcacACTCTGATCACGGGCAGAGATGCTCTCGTATTTCCATTATCTTGAAATGATCACTTACAGTTTTCACAGATTCCTTCATATCCCTAAGGAAGTCTTCAACAACTGGTACATGTTGAAGGGTTACGCATATATGAATGCTGATTCAGCCATAACAAGGAACAAATCAGGTTTTAGAAATAGATAACAGTCTGCTCAAGAAATGAAGTTATTTCCTGCTTTGCAAATGatatcttgttttttttttttttcgcacaCACTTGTAAGAGAAGAAGAGAGATAGAGCCACCTGTTAGGTCTCTGCAATGCATTTAAATGCCAGCCTTTAGATGTCAATATATCATTAACTTCAAATATGTCCACTACGTTAGATCCAAATGCTACAATTGTCATATCTGGCCTTCCAACTATAAACAACTCTGGAATTTCCTTTATCCTGCGCACAGAATGGCAGAATACTCAAAAGTTGCATCTCCCTGACTCTGAAATAGAGGGTGAAAAAGCAACACTAAAAGAAATTAGACAAGTGAAAACAAATTATACCCTTTCTGTATTTGTTTTGACACATCCATAATTTGTTTGGTGTTTTCCAAGTACCCTGCAGAATGTCAGAATGCAATGGGAAAGATAATCACCTAAGTTGCCAAGCATTTAAATATAGTTAGGATTGCAATATATATGGGTACATTTGTAATTTGGTAAgcaacattgcaccttcttCTCCCAAAGACATCATTGATGCCCAAGCTCCAGCTATTAAACCACCAGGCCTGCTTCCAGCAATGGTTGGAGACACATACAACCCACCCGACCACTCAGTAACTGCAACACGAATATAACATGATGGAACATCAAAGCCAGATCAAAAAAAAACTAGGAAGAAAACTGGTAGCAGAGtctttaaattaatttcaaacacCAAAGAAAGAAGCTTTCTACAAGCACTTATAGTTTATTCTCTTTAATTTATGATATTACATAATAAgattttctttctcaaaatgAACATATACCTCGCACCAATTGTAACTTAATACTAAGTTTCTATACGTTCCTGAATGGATATGTGAAAAGCAACTCCATGCTCACAGGGTATATGAATCTATTCACAACATACAAAAAGGAACTAATAAGAAAGGAGTAAGGTGGTATTCAGAGAATCCATAAATTGCTCCTATGACTACAATATCCTAAAAATTAAGAAGGCTTCCATGGTTCAACGATTGATCCAATCAATATAATGCTCTGTAGAAGAAGAGTTCATCCGACTTAAGAAAAGATGCAACcataataaatactaaaatggttaaagaaatataataagGAAAATGTAAGCTTACCAGCTACAAATTGATTCTGTTTATAAATAGAAAGCCAATTACCGCCCCCATCCAAAATGTCACAAATAGAAAAAGCACATTAGAAAAGGATTTacataaaacttaaaataataataaggcaATAACTAAATGAACAGTCCAAGAATCAGCTAGACAGAAACCAATCCAACATgcacattgaaaaaaaataaataaattatagttcTCCAAGTGgtcaattaatttaaaaagcttTGTCGCATTTCCTACGGTAATAGATTTGATACGGTAATAGATTTGAAAAGTACTACAGCTACAACACCACACATATAAGCAGACAGTAAGCTATAAGAGATGAGAAGTGGTAGTACAAGCATCTAAAttggattttgaaaatatatgatcTTGCTGCATGCCAATCACCAGCTTAAAGATAAAACTAATGCCAAAAAAATCAACCAAAACCAAATGTTTACCTTTCTAATGTCATGATTTCGGTACAGAACCACACTCGTTCCTTTTGGAGCCAACCCATATTTATGCACATCCACTGATACTGAGGTCACTCCTTTCACAGAAAAATCAAATGGTGGAATAggatacctgaagataaaatttACGAATTTGAATTTCAGCCTGACAAACTTATGAAAAAATACACACATGGCACCGGTTGCAGATATAAGTAGATATATTCTATACAAATACAATTAGCGAATGCACAGGCTTATGCTAAAAAAGGTAACATTAGAAAACATTGCATGAAACTTTATAACTagattcaaataataaaaattcatgtAGACATACCCAAGCTTACGAGCAAAAGGTAACACAAAGCCACCAAGACAAAGGTCAACGTGAAGACATATTCCATATGTAGATGCTAATTCACCAAGCTCCTGTAAGGTAAAAGATAATGTCATATTTTCTTCAATCAAGGTAAATTAACTTggtaaaaggccaaaaaaacaCACATCAAAgataaaagaaaccaaaaaaagaccACACCTCGATGGGGTCAATGATGCCATGAGGGAAACCAGGTGCTGATCCGACAATCTGCAGTGTCAGACAATCTAGAATGGTTCAACTGGTAAACTTAAATCTTAGTCGGGAAAGCTGCCATAATACACAAGAGAGGCctaaattttcccttttttcagAGGGACTGGAACCAAAAATGCTTATTTTCTTTAACAGAACCACATGGATCCAAAGATATATGAAGTATAGAGGAATAAACACTCTTCAATACATACCAAAATAGTATTTCGATTGATATATCTTCTAATTGCTTTGACATCTGCTTGAAACTCTTTATTTACAGGGACACGCCACAACTTAATGTTAAAATATTGTGCAGCCTTGTCATAAGCCGAATGAGCAGATACAGGTATTATCCTGAGCTTGAGAAGAAAATCTCTTACGTAATGAAGTGCTAAATAATAGAATACAAAACATATAATTAGTGAAATAAAGGTGAAAGGACAATACATTTCAGGTTTAGATATTCCTTTCATGGCTTTCATATAGTCACGTGATGATTTCATTGCTAATAATATGCTTTCAGTTCCGCCTGAGGTCATGTTTCCACATATTTGTCCTCCAGAAGACTTTTCCTTTCCTCCAAGCAGTGCAGCTGTCATTGCAACTACTTCTGCTTCATAACGTGCCACACTCTTGAATACATCCAAATGCAAGGGATTGGTATGTGCAAACCTGAATGAAGCTTCAAACATGAAATTCAGACAAGAGGTAAAGCCTGGCAACCACAATTGTGGATCACATAAAAAACCACTTTGGATTCACTGTCTTAACCGCACAAAATCATGATAATATCAACAAATCATGGTCCCAAACAGCATCTCAACAGACcacaaaatttattaatgttgtcaatatGTTGTGAAATTCCAGGTATTTCGCAGTGGAAAATCCACAATCCAGGTTAGTACTTTCAAATTCTTAAACATCCTAAAAGCAGGcgcaaattgaaaattttatgttaATCCAAAAAGTTGATGCATGGTATTTGGGAATTTTTACATATCAAAGCAATAGGCAAAAAGTAACCCAATAAACCAGAAATACCCCAgttaaaatgaattaaaaaaataaaatgaaaaacaactTTTAGTTGAGAATCCCCAAGTAAATCCAGTTTATGCACAATCcgaaaagtgaaaaataatagGAACATTAATATCTTACTGACATTGAACATGCCTCATTAATCACAGAAAAATGTCCTTCAGATTCGCTTCCTCCGATATAGctggggttaaaaaaaaaaaaaaaaaaaaaaaactcaaaattgtGAAGTTGAAGATAGTAGTAGGAAAATGTTTAATGTTGAtctgaaaacaaatatatagttTCAAACCTAACAATTATAGACATACACTGTACCAGAACATTTTCCTTGCCAACTCACGTCATTTCTTTTATCATCTTTCATTCTATCTAAGACTCCTGCACCTAACCCTGTGCTAGGCAACTCGGTCCTCCAACCTTCTCTTTTAGATTTACCACCAGATTGTAACTTATCCACAACCTGTTTGTCCCACAAAGAGGACGTCCACAAAACAGATACAATCTTTACTTTTCGatgaactaaaataaataaatcaggaaacatatatattttaaagatattggaacaaagatagagagagagagagagagagagagagagagagttttcgCACTCCAAATTTGGAGCAACCcccaaaataagaaaagaaaaggtagATTTTTAATTATGGTATTTGAAAACTTCAATAATTACCCTACCAAAGCCGCTGGGAGGCGGCAAAGCAATTTATTCAATAAAGTAGGGATCCCCAACCAAGTGCATGAATTTGATAAAGACCTAATTTGTCAGATATATCAAAGTGAAGGCGAACCCAGACTGTTTGATCATAGTCTTCCCACCATcatattaaaaaccaaaaaaaaaaaccaaaaaaaataaaataaaatttgatcccTAATATTCCAAGcccttaaattatttaaatttcgcTACAGGCTACACCCTCAACAATCTCTCAGTCTCTGACAAAACTACATTAAATGCTTTATctcagaaaaaaaagaaaagtgaaaatCTTCGTAATAAATGCATATTCTCATTCCAAACCCAATTCATATACAAATCGTACAATTGACATTCACAGCAGAAAATGAGCAAACACTTGGAATGCGAAAACatgaagacaaaaaaataatattaatatagcaAACGAATTTGAAATCAGACCTTCTGTTTTTCGGAATCGATGTAACGCTTGACGCCTGGAACTAATCTATTTCAAATGCAAACAAaaatgaacaattttaaaagcaaaaaaataaaaaataaaaatcatttttcgGCAGAAATTAAAACCGATATTTATCCAAATCAGTCAGAAAtgtaagagagaaaaaaaaaaaaaaacttacttgATGGAGCTCATGACAAACCCTATGATGGTAGCTTTGAGACCTTTGTCGTGAAGAACATTAAGAAGCGATTGAACTATCCAAGCGACAAGGAGAGCAAAGAGAGGAGCTGAAACCAGAACCAGAGGCTCGTATTCCGACAAGAATGAATTGGCGGAATCTCTAGCGTGAAGCGTAAATGATTTCAGAGAGGAATAATAATCCATCGTTAACTC is a genomic window containing:
- the LOC107428284 gene encoding sphingosine-1-phosphate lyase isoform X1, producing MDYYSSLKSFTLHARDSANSFLSEYEPLVLVSAPLFALLVAWIVQSLLNVLHDKGLKATIIGFVMSSIKLVPGVKRYIDSEKQKVVDKLQSGGKSKREGWRTELPSTGLGAGVLDRMKDDKRNDVSWQGKCSGTVYIGGSESEGHFSVINEACSMFAHTNPLHLDVFKSVARYEAEVVAMTAALLGGKEKSSGGQICGNMTSGGTESILLAMKSSRDYMKAMKGISKPEMIIPVSAHSAYDKAAQYFNIKLWRVPVNKEFQADVKAIRRYINRNTILIVGSAPGFPHGIIDPIEELGELASTYGICLHVDLCLGGFVLPFARKLGYPIPPFDFSVKGVTSVSVDVHKYGLAPKGTSVVLYRNHDIRKNQFVAVTEWSGGLYVSPTIAGSRPGGLIAGAWASMMSLGEEGYLENTKQIMDVSKQIQKGIKEIPELFIVGRPDMTIVAFGSNVVDIFEVNDILTSKGWHLNALQRPNSIHICVTLQHVPVVEDFLRDMKESVKTVKENPGPKDGGLAPIYGAAGKIPDRGMVQELLVNYMDGTC
- the LOC107428284 gene encoding sphingosine-1-phosphate lyase isoform X2; its protein translation is MDYYSSLKSFTLHARDSANSFLSEYEPLVLVSAPLFALLVAWIVQSLLNVLHDKGLKATIIGFVMSSIKLVPGVKRYIDSEKQKVVDKLQSGGKSKREGWRTELPSTGLGAGVLDRMKDDKRNDVSWQGKCSGTVYIGGSESEGHFSVINEACSMFAHTNPLHLDVFKSVARYEAEVVAMTAALLGGKEKSSGGQICGNMTSGGTESILLAMKSSRDYMKAMKGISKPEMIIPVSAHSAYDKAAQYFNIKLWRVPVNKEFQADVKAIRRYINRNTILIVGSAPGFPHGIIDPIEELGELASTYGICLHVDLCLGGFVLPFARKLGYPIPPFDFSVKGVTSVSVDVHKYGLAPKGTSVVLYRNHDIRKNQFVAVTEWSGGLYVSPTIAGSRPGGLIAGAWASMMSLGEEGDYLSHCILTFCRVLGKHQTNYGCVKTNTERDKGNSRVVYSWKARYDNCSIWI